The Flavobacteriales bacterium genome contains the following window.
AGCCAGTGGGCGGTAAAAGGCGAAGCGCTGCGCCAACAACTCATCGCCCTAGTGGACGAGGACACGCGTGCGTTCGACGCCATCATAGCGGCGATGCAACTTCCGAAGGGCTCGCCTGAACAAGTGGAAGCCCGCAAAGCCGCCATCCGAGAGGCCACCAAGGGTGCCATCCTTACGCCGCTGCGCACGCTGGAGCTGTGCGTGGAGTGCATGACCGTTGCCAAAGCCATGGCCGATAGCGGCCTGAAGGCCAGCGTGAGCGACGCCGGTGTGGGTGCCCTCTGCGCGCGGGCCGGTGCGCTCGGTGCCTACCTCAACGTGCGCATCAACTGCGCAGGACTCGACGACGAAGCCTGGAAGAAGGACGTGCTGGCCAAAGCCGAAGCGTGGAAAAAGAAGGCCGAAGAGGAAGAGGCAGCGGTAATGGCCGTTGTGCTGGGGAAAGTCTGAGCCCGGGCAGCCCAACGGCATTTCCACCGTCACGTTGGGTGTGATCCCTTACGTTCACGTTCCCATGCGCTCCACGCTCTTCGTTCCGCTCGCTCTTGTCCTTCCCAACCTGCTGTGCGCACAACAGTGGTATTGCATGAACCCGACATACCCGAGCACACCGCCGAATGCCAGCGGCATGGTGGGGTTCGAGGCCGCAGGCAAGTTCTACTACGGCTTCGGTACGGATGACTTGGACCAGATCGACGGTAGCTGGGAAATCTATGACCCGGCCACGAACACGGCCTCGTGGTCCGGTGCACAAACCGCTGGGCGGTCGCAATGCGTTGCCTTCAGCGTGAACGGCTATGGCTATGTGGGCACCGGCAATGTCCAGGTGGGCGGACCCTTCGATCCCAGCTACGTGACCAGCTTCATCCAGCGGTACGACCATGTTGCCGGTCAGTTCACCTCGGGCTCGCACTTCGCCGGTGGGCCACGCCTCGATGCGGTGGCTTTTACCATCGGCAACCTGGTGTACATGGGCGGCGGCCTCGATGTGGACACAGCGCTCGGCACAACGCTCCCGGAGAACGACCTCTGGGTCTTCGACGCGGTTGCGGATACATGGACATCACGCGCCGACATGCCGACCAACCTCAACAAGGGCCTCTCCTTCGTCCTGAACGGGAAGGGCTACGTGATGCCCAACGGGAGCAATGCCCTCTGGGAGTACGACCCCGTTGCGAACGCATGGGCCACACGCGCCCCGTACCCGGGCACCGCGCTGAACGGCCGTTGTGCTTTCGCGCTCAACGGGCTGGGGCATGTGGGCACCGGCACAAGCGGTGGCAGCGATGCGCAGGCGTTCTTCACGTACGACCCCGTGAGCAACACATGGGCAAACGCGCCCAGCATGTGGGCATCAGGTGGTCGAACGGATGCCTTGACCTGCGTGATCGGCAACAGTGCTTATGTGCTGGGTGGCAAGCGCAACTCGAACACCATCCTCGGTGACCTCTGGCGCTTCGGGCCCGCCACCTCGCCGTTGCCCAATGCGTGGACCCAACGGCCCTTCATGCAGGCAGCCGCGCGCGAACTCCCCATTGCCTTCACCATTGGCGACAAGGGATACGTGGGTGGTGGCAGTGGACAGAACGGCAACCTCACCGACTTCTGGATGTACGATCCGGCAACACAAGCCTGGACCGCTCGTGCCAACATCCCGGCTGTTCAAGCCGATGAGGGATTCAGCATCGATGGCATCGGGTACGTGGTGACGGCCGCCGCTGCCAACAACTTCTTCGCCTACGATCCGGTGGCCAATGCCTGGAGCCCACGGGCCGACATGCCCGGCGGCGCCCGCAGCGCGGCATCCAGCTTCGCCATGGAGGGCAAGGGCTATGTGGGCGGCGGCGTGATCGGCGGAACGCGCACCAGCACGTTCTATTGCTACGATCCGCTGACGAACACCTGGACGCAACGGGCCGACATCCCGCTGGCACGGCGCAGTTCCACCGGATTCGCCATCGGCAACAAAGGGTACATCTGCGCGGGCAACTTCTCCGGTTCAAGCACCACGATCGGCACCACCTACCGTTACGACCCCGTGGCCGACTCGTGGACGGCCGTGGCTGCCTATCCGTTCAACGGTAACGGCAACCAGAACGGCATGTGCTTCACCATCGGCAACCGCGCCTACGTAGGTGGTGGCTTGGTGGGCGGACCCACGTTGAGCAGGCACTTCCACGCGTACGACGCACCCACCAACACCTGGACGCAAATGACCTTTTGCGGTGGCGGCTACCGCTACAACGGGGTCGGCTTCGGCATTGGCGACAAGGGTTACCTCTTCGGTGGGCGGCTCGAGCCGGACACCATTACGCCCTTCCTCAACAACGCCGAACGGAGCAACGACTTGTGGGAATACATCCCGGAGATCATCAGCGTATCGCCACGCGCATTCCTGGAAGGTCCGTTCGGTGCGCTTGCGGGCGTGATGCACGACAGCTTGCATGCGCAAGGACTCCTGACCGCACTGGATCCATACGGCGCGAACGGCTACCCCAACCCCGGCGGCACCTACACCGGCATGCCGACGCAAGTCCCGGCGAACACCGGCACCGATGCGATCGTCGATCGTGTGGTCGTGGAACTGCGCGATGCCGCGAACCCAACGATCGTGCGCGCCACGCGCCATGTGTGGCTGCAGCGCGATGGCGATGTGGTGGACATGGACGGCACATCGCCGGTGCGTTTCACTCTGCCGCCCGGCAACTACCATGTGGCCGTCCGCCATCGCAACCACCTGGGCGCAATGACCTTCACCGCACCAGCGCTCTCGGGAGCGCCGACCATGGTGGACTTCACCGACCCGGGCGTCGCGACCTACGGAACGGACGCTCGCAGGATCATCGGCCCGCACGCAGTGCTCTGGGCGGGGGATGTGACCTTCAACGGACAGTTGAAATATGCCGGGGCGAGCAACGACCGCGACCCGATTCTGGTGGGCGTGGGCGGCAACACACCGCTGAACGTGGTGCCCGGCCATTTTGCCGAGGATGTGAACATGGACGGGCTGTTGAAGTACGCCGGGGCGAACAACGATCGCGACCCCATCCTGCTGAACCTGCCGGGCAACGTGCCCACGGCGGTGCGCAACGCGCAACTGCCCTAGCGCAACCGCCAAAAGCAGCGAAGGGCCGCCGGAGATACCGGCGACCCTCGCTTTGCCCTAACGATCAGTTCCCTGACCAAAACCTGAGTGCTTCAACGGGGCGGGTTGGGATAGGTTACGGGGTGGGTGAAAAAAGTTGGCCGGAACGGCGATGCCCGCACACATAGGCAACCGGACCCACAGGGGTACGCGCCTACGATGCGGCGGGCCTTCAAGCTGCAGGATGATCGGGCAAACTGCACCAACATCAATCTACCACCACTTTCACACCGCTCAACCACCTCCCCTCATCGCGCAGGTGCAAGTGATAGACGCCCTGCGGCAACCCCGACAAGTCCAGTGCGGTGCTGCTGAAACCGCGGCCCACTTGCTCGTTGCGCACGGTGCGGCCAAGCCCATCAACCAGCACGAGGCTCAGTATGCCGCGAACCACCAGATCGGCCGGCAGCGCAGCTGATACGGTGACCGTGCCGTGCGCCGGGTTCGGGTACACGCTCAATGCGTTTTCCAAACCAAGGGCCACCTCCTCCATGCCATCCCAGCCGCAGCCCGGCACCAAGCAGCCCATGCTGTCCACCTTCAGAAGCCACACCATTTCCAGATTGGGTATGCTGTCGTCAGTTCCCTGTTGCGCGACACCGGTCATTGCAAAGCCTCCATCGCTGGTCGGCTCCACATCGTAGGGGATGTGGTTGCTCGCCTGTCCACTATAGTAATTGTACTTACGCAACCAAGTGAGGTCACCATCAGGCTCCAACTTGTAGAGCAGACCCCTGCGTATTCCACCGCCCTGCAAGCTCAATTCGTATCCGCTCGCCACCAAAGACCCGTCATCTAGTTCTTCCATGTCGTAGCTGAAAGCCCAATACTGTTGGTTATACTGCTTGGTCCACATCACGTTCCCGTCGATGTCCCACTTCCTGAAGTAGTTCCACTGCATATTGAACGGGCCACCCGGCAGAGGCATATAGCTGCACGCCGCCACAATACCACCGTCCTGCGTCTGAAGGGCGCTCACGTTCGTGCCAACGTACCGGCTCCCGCCAATGTCCCGCCGCCAGATCACATCGCCGATGCTGTCCAGCCGCATAACCCAAACGGGGTTGTCCACGCCGCCCAACTGGTAGCCAGAGTAAACCAGCCCATGCGCACCACAGGGTCTCACTCCTAATGCCTCAGTGGTTGAGGTAAAACTCTTGGTCCAATGAACACCGTTGAGCGTGTCGCCAACAACCAGCAAAGCCGAACCGCTAGTTTCATCCGGATCATTGAAACCGCATACTGCAAAGCGATCATCCGGCAACAAACAGGTCTGTCGCCCACCCACGTATCCCGTGTCCAACAATGTCCGCGTCCAAACGGTATCACCATCTGCCCCGTAGCGCACCAGGCTCATTTGGCTCCATGAAAAGTTCCCGGCTTGGAAAGCGGTCAAGGCGGTGAGCGCCGTTGGGCCGTTATTCCAGGCCGCATCGCTGTAGCCATGATTGTAATCGTGGGCCGTCGTGGAATAGTGTTGGGTTTCATCCATGAACGCCCCATTCGCATCGAAATGAATTGCGAACGGTTTGCCCAGGTTCCCTGGCACTACGGCTTCGGCGATCACCATGTATCCGCTCGGCACCTGCACGACTGAGCGGCCCACGGCACCACCTGCGTCCAGCATGCCCTGTTGCACACTATGATTGTGAACCACATTGAAAGTGCCTTGTCCAAGGCACACGCCTTCCGCGAGAATCAGCACGACCCCGATCCGCCTCATTGCTTCAGTTCGTTTTCGCCACGGTGAACTTCACCTCAGCAACCGGAACACCCTCCCGTAAGAGCGCACCCAGATACAATCCGCTGCCCCAGCCGTGCAGGTCAAGCTCCACAACCCCCGACTTGTCCGTCAGTGCGAACTGCCCTACCACTTGGCCCATGCCGCCGTACACCACCAAGGCATCGGCCTGCGTGCCCGTGCTATAGCTCAGCACCACATCCTCAACTGCGGGGTTGGGTTGTGCCTGTAGTTGCGGCACATCGCGTTCCACAACACGCTCGCGAACGCGCGGACGGTAAGCCTTCCAATCGTTGGGCAGCTCCAACACCGGCAGTTCGCGCCAGTGGTCGGCCTCCAACAGCACGTCCCATGCCTGCGCCGCTCCGGAAAGACCGGTGTAGGCCAACGTTTCCAAAGCATCGATTTCCGTGCTCCCCATGGTGGTGCCATGGTTGGTGCCTTCCATGTAACCCGCGTAGGTGATCAGATCGGCATAAGCCTCCTCTTGCGCCCATTCCTCGCTGAGCAGGTCGTTCACAGCGCCATGGTCCGAAGCCGCCAAGGCATGGTGTACCAACGCAATACGGTTGCCCCGGCCCAGGCCGTCGTCCAGCACGGCTTGCAAGCTGTCCATGGCACCGGCGGTTACCGTATCGGCCGCCCAGTAGCGCATGCAGTTCGTGGCCGCCATAAAGTGCTCGGTGTTCAACTCGTTGATCTCGCGTTCCAGCACGTCCTTCATGCTGCCTGGGCCGTTGGCCTGGGCATCGTCTATAAGGGCCATCTGGTAAGTGCTCACCAAGCCGCTGTTGGGCAGGCGCTCCACGATGTTCTGCTGCACCGGCGCGTTCTGGATGAAGACCTGCGTGATGTGCCAGCCGTCCATCGGTTCGCCGCGTTCTATCACGGCTTCGAGCACCTCTTCACTTAGGGGGTGGTGCGCGAAGAGTATGTCGCGTAATGCATGACTTTCAAGCCAAGGTGTTTCCTGGGTCAAGGCCTCCATTACATCCGGGGTTTCGCCCATATCCACGGTTTCGTTGTACTGGGCCAAAGTGCTCACCAAAGCGGCCTTTGCGTTCTTGCGCGCAGCGACCTCCGAATTGATAACAATACCGCCAACGGCCGCGAAGCCGTCTGCACAGTGTACTGGCTTGTCCAAAAGCAGGCCGTTGAAGGGCACATTTTCCTGCATGTAATCAATGTTCGGACACTCGACAACGCAATCGGGATCATCGTGCCGGTGGTAAAAGAAGTAACAATCGGGGTCTATGGCGGGGTCGAAGGCCATGTCCCAATCCACGGTGCAGGAGGGGCTGTTGAAGAAGCGGTTGCCAGCAAGGGCTGTTGCAACCCCAAAGACTCCTTGGTTCCCTGAGATCCGCGCATTCGGCCCAAGAGCGTAGTCCACCTTGTTCGCGGTGTAATCCCCGCAAAGAATGTCCAAGCCTATTTCAGGGTCGGTAGCCTCATCACAATGATCACCCCACACCGTGGTGCCAAGGGTCAGGTTCATGAACTCGTTGTTGTAGATGCGGTTGTTCATCTCCGCCGTGCCCAGGAAGACAATGCCAAGGTTGCTATTAGGGGTGCCCCCATCAAAGAGATTGTCCTCCACCACGTAACCATAGGTTTGGAACAGCAGCAAACCAATGGGCGAAGGAGTGCCGGGTTGCCACTCGGGCACTTCGAACACATTGCCGGTTACTTCACCCTGGAAGGGGCCAAGGTCAGCAAGGCCGTACACCGTGTTACGGAAGTGCATGTCCCGCACCCAGTAAGGCCGATGGCGCCCCACGCTTACCCCGCACCACAAGCCATCGAAATAACTCTGGGATGAGTTGCCATTGCCGAGCACACGAGGTGCGCCCCATGAATTGCTCAGGATACCGAAGCCCCGCTCAATGCCGGAGCTGGTGGTGCTGCTGATGATGTTCCAGAAGCGGCAGTTCTGGAAGAGCACCCTGCCGCACCATCTGAGGTTGGCATGAGCATAGGGCACCTCTGCATCCGGCCAATTGTCGTTGGTGCCGAAATCGCAGTCCTGGAACCTGTTCTGCGTATTGGGCGGGGCCGGAACCGCGCCCGTGGGCCCAAGGATCTGGACATCGATGATGTTGTTCAGCCATTGCGTGCTTGCGCTGTGTATGATGCCACGATATCCACTGCTTGTGTAGCCACCAAGGCCATTGCGCGTTGCGGCCAAAGCACCAACCTCGGCATTCTCCACCACCGCATTCTGGGTCCTGAACCTGCCTTGGTTGCTATAAGGCAACTGCGACAAGTTACTGTTACCCCGCACTTCAACGCCTCTCCAGCGTTCGTCGCAAGCATTGGTGAGCGTGCAGCCGTTGCAGTAGAGGTAGCCGCCGGGTTGCACTATGATCCCGGCCCCGGTCCCGAACTCGAACCGCATGCCCTGTATCGTCAACGATGCCCCGTCCGGTACCATGAGGTTGCCCGCCATGCGCACAGTGTTGGAAGTACCGAAGGGGTTGGCCGCCGCCGTCCATGTAGTGCTGCCGCTGGGCGCTTCGGATCCATTGAAGGCCGTGAGGTCGAACCGGGTAGCACAGCAGGAAACGTCGCTCATCGCAGGGGGAGGATTACCGCCCGGTTGAGCATTCAATAAGTAGTACAAGTCACCACCGTTCATTTCTCCGGAAATGCACACTTCGTTGAGTGCATACACATCATCATCCCAAACGGCGTTCACGGGGTCATCGGGGTCAATCAGCGCTCCGAGAAGAGCATTGCCCAATGCATCCTTGCCGCACACGTAGAGCGCTGGCGTTATGCCCCCTGGCGCCATGCCGAGTTCAAGTTCGCTATCAAAGAACTCCGGGGCGGTGGTCACGAGGTCATTGAGGGTGTTGTTGTCCAGATCGATGTAGCCGAGGGAGGTCGGTCCGTTGGTATAGTTCGGCATCCACCAGTACAGATATTCGCCATTGGGAGAAAACTCCAAGCCTGCGATCCGCATCTCGAGGATGGGGTCGCCATTGACATCCAAAGGGTCAGGCCCTTGGCTGTCCGTAAAGACCAAGTAGGTCCCTGCACCGAGGAACGGCCACAGATCCGCGTCCAATGCATTGATCCTCCAATAGTTCACGCTGAAGAACCGGTCGTTGCCATCCGCGTGATAGTTTGTGAAGGCGAACCGGATCTCCGACCCAACGCTCACCACCTCGACCTCTCCCTTTGCTGATCTCAGACCGTAGTTAACCTGTCCACTTGAAACGGTACCCGTCCTGATGTGGACCAGATCATTGCTTGTGATCTCGAAGATGGCGTAGTGCCATCCGGTTGAAGCGAACAGGAAGTGGCGTTCTGCCACGGCATTGTACACCGCATCGAAGTGGATCGTTCCGGTGGTTCCTTGCCATGGGTCGATCGGGATCGTCGTGTACGGGGCAGGGTTCAATGAGAACCCGTTCGGCAGATTCGGGGCCCAGTTGCTCAACGGATTGAACCCGATCAGTTCCGCGTCCGAAATGTCCAAGAGCGTTCCTCGACGCGCCGGGTCGGTGAATAATGGGTTGTCAATCGTCAAGTCCAGAACCGAGTACTCCAAGTCGTACGGTGCCAGCAGGGTCCCTGACTCACTGGAGAAGATGTACCATAGCCCGCAGCGCCCCGGTACAGGATACACCACCACTTCGGTGATGCCTCGGAAAAGCTCGGCAGTGGCACCGCCTCCATTGACGTCCGCCATCAGATATCCGTCCTTATCATAAAGTCTGCCGTCAATGATGAAGAACAGGATCCGACCGAGGTCGTCCATCTCTACGAATTGTGAGTATTCAGCAAGCTGACCTTGGTACTGCAGATCAGGATCCTCATTGGGATCATTTGGCTCCGGAAGTTCGAGCAATGAAAGCTGCGGAGCGCCCGAAGTTGGCTGCACCAGCACTTCGTTACCGATCAACCATGCTGGGCTTTGCGCATGTAAGGTTGGGGCCAGCAACATCAGGACCACAACACACTTTACCAAGCGCACAACGACCATTCTGTTCAACCGCGCATTAGCTTCCATTGGTCTTGGGGTATATGGCGAACGTAGTCATTCTGCTTGGCAAGAAATTAGCATACCGCCGGCCTTTGTCTACCAGTCCGGTCGACCCAGGCTCGCTACTTTATACACCAGCGGGGGCCTTGGCCCCCGCTGCTGCTTTATGACGAAGCGAGAAGTGCCTTACGCCCTGAACGGCTCCTGGTAGTGCACCAGGTCGTAGTAGCGGTCCCACACGCCCAGCACCAGTTCATCGTTGAGGGAGGCCACCACGTTGGTGGCGTGCAGGGGGCCGGTGCCCAAGGGCTCCATAATGTGGTTGTTGTTGCGCAGCAGGAAGCGGCCCGCCAGCGCGATGGGGTTGCGCTGCCCCTCGGTGGTGCGCATGCAGTGTTCCCACAGCTCGGCGCCGAAGTGGTGGGCGGTGCCGCCGTCCAGTGAAAGGAGCAAGGCGTTCTGCCGTTGGTCCATGCGGCGGTAACGCAGCAACCCGGCCACGTGCAGGCCGTCGGCATCGCGGTGCACCAGGAAGGTCCACGGGTTGCCGATGGCGCTGGTGAGGGGCAGCAGCATTTCGTTGCCTATCGCACACGGGTGCGCAGCCAGGTGCGCATGCACGGCGGGCAGCAGCTGGGCCACATCGTGGTGGGCCTGCTCCAGCACCTCGGCGGGGGTCATGGTGGGCACCAGGCAACGCGGGGCTTTGCGCAAGCGGCCCACCACACGGCGGGTGCGGGTGCGCAGCTTGGCCAGGTGCGAAAGGTCCGGCTGGGGGTTGTTGTTGGTCATGGTCAATGTGCGTTGTGCGGTGGCTTGGAACGGACGACCAGACGCAATGGTTACGCGGTTCACGGTTCGTGCATGCCGTATGCTGTTTTGGCAGTCATGGGTATTACTATCGTGCATGTCGTACATTGAGCATGCCGGATGACATTTTGGCACCGGTATTCGACCAAGCTATGCGACCTTATGATGCATGACCACGGGTGCTTGATGCATCAGCGGTGTTCCTCGACTACTTGCCTCTACCTTTTGATGAATGAACGGGGGTCTGCGGTATCGAAGAGTGCTGATGAATGACCACGGAACACCGATGCGCGATAAAGCGCCAACGCTTTGTTATCAACGGTTGCGGCGCATTGAGCGAGTATTGCCACCCCGCGACCGCGCAGCACGGACCTTTCATCAAGCCGTGGCGCTGAGCAGTGCCGCAAGCGGCCGCATTGGTCGCCGAACCGGACCGATGTGTCAAAGAACATCGGCAATGGGTCGGGTTGGTTGACGCACGCCAAGCATATACCCAGCAGGCGTTGTGCTGCTCTTACCATGGGCATATTACCAGCCTGGCGCCGTCGTA
Protein-coding sequences here:
- a CDS encoding T9SS type A sorting domain-containing protein — protein: MLDAGGAVGRSVVQVPSGYMVIAEAVVPGNLGKPFAIHFDANGAFMDETQHYSTTAHDYNHGYSDAAWNNGPTALTALTAFQAGNFSWSQMSLVRYGADGDTVWTRTLLDTGYVGGRQTCLLPDDRFAVCGFNDPDETSGSALLVVGDTLNGVHWTKSFTSTTEALGVRPCGAHGLVYSGYQLGGVDNPVWVMRLDSIGDVIWRRDIGGSRYVGTNVSALQTQDGGIVAACSYMPLPGGPFNMQWNYFRKWDIDGNVMWTKQYNQQYWAFSYDMEELDDGSLVASGYELSLQGGGIRRGLLYKLEPDGDLTWLRKYNYYSGQASNHIPYDVEPTSDGGFAMTGVAQQGTDDSIPNLEMVWLLKVDSMGCLVPGCGWDGMEEVALGLENALSVYPNPAHGTVTVSAALPADLVVRGILSLVLVDGLGRTVRNEQVGRGFSSTALDLSGLPQGVYHLHLRDEGRWLSGVKVVVD